A genomic window from Quercus lobata isolate SW786 chromosome 10, ValleyOak3.0 Primary Assembly, whole genome shotgun sequence includes:
- the LOC115965732 gene encoding probable inactive purple acid phosphatase 27, producing the protein MEKSLLLLVLLSFLGLALAHTNGFGEQPLSKIAIHRTTLALNNNASVIVSPSLVGLKGEDTEWVTVDLVSPNPSSDDWIGVFSPAKFNSSTCPPENDPKKQTPYICSSPIKYMFANHESNSQYASTGKASLRFQLINQRADFSFALFSGGLANPKLVAVSNFISFDNPKAPLYPRLAQGKSWNEMTVTWTSGYDINEAVPIVEWGQQGETQSRSPAATLTFDRTSLCGSPARTVGWRDPGFIHTGFLKNLWPNSVYTYRVGHLLSKGSYIWGKNYSFKSSPYPGQNSLQRVVIFGDMGKAERDGSNEYSNYQPGSLNTTDQLVNDLNDIDIVFHIGDIAYANGYISQWDQFTSQVEPIASKVPYMIASGNHERDWPNTGSFYDKTDSGGECGVLAETMFYVPAENRAKFWYSTNYGMFHFCIADTEHDWREGTEQYKFIEHCLASVDRQKQPWLIFAAHRVLGYSSDYYYGLEGAFEEPMGRESLQKLWQKYKVDLAFYGHVHNYERSCPIYQNQCVKSERSHYSGPVVGTIHVVVGGGGSHLSTFSGVTPRWSLYRDYDYGFVKLTAFNHSSLLFEYKKSSDGKVYDSFTIAREYKDVLACVHDSCEPTTLAS; encoded by the exons atggagaaaagtTTATTGCTTTTGGTGTTATTGAGCTTCTTGGGTTTGGCTTTGGCTCACACTAATGGTTTTGGAGAGCAGCCATTGTCAAAGATTGCTATTCACAGAACCACTCTTGCTCTCAACAACAATGCCTCCGTTATTGTCAGCCCTTCTCTTGTTGGCTTAAag GGTGAGGATACTGAATGGGTAACTGTGGACCTCGTAAGCCCCAATCCGTCCTCGGATGATTGGATTGGAGTTTTTTCTCCTGCAAAATTCAA CTCATCAACCTGTCCACCtgaaaatgacccaaaaaaacaGACTCCTTATATATGTTCATCCCCGATAAAG TATATGTTTGCAAACCACGAATCCAATTCACAATATGCAAGTACCGGCAAAGCTTCTTTGAGGTTCCAGTTGATCAATCAGCGTGCAGATTTCTCCTTTGCTTTATTTTCAGGCGGTTTGGCAAAT CCAAAACTGGTGGCAGTTTCAAATTTCATATCATTTGACAATCCTAAAGCACCACTATATCCACGCCTTGCTCAGGGAAAGTCTTGGAATGAG aTGACAGTTACCTGGACAAGTGGCTATGACATAAATGAAGCAGTTCCAATTGTTGAGTGGGGTCAGCAAGGAGAAACTCAGAGTCGATCCCCAGCTGCTACATTGACATTTGATCGAACCAGCTTGTGTG GTTCACCTGCACGGACGGTTGGCTGGCGTGATCCTGGTTTCATACACACAGGTTTCTTAAAGAACTTGTGGCCAAACTCTGT GTACACTTACAGGGTTGGCCATCTCTTATCTAAAGGTTCATATATCTGGGGCAAAAACTATTCTTTCAAATCATCCCCCTATCCTGGACAAAACTCATTGCAGCGTGTCGTAATATTTGGTGACATGGGGAAG GCAGAGCGTGATGGCTCAAATGAGTATAGTAATTATCAACCTGGATCATTAAACACAACTGACCAACTTGTCAATGACTTAAATGACATTGACATAGTGTTCCATATTGGAGACATAGCTTATGCGAATGGATACATCTCCCAATGGGACCAATTCACTTCACAGGTGGAGCCCATTGCATCAAAAGTTCCATATATGATTGCAAG TGGTAATCATGAGCGCGATTGGCCAAATACTGGATCATTCTATGACAAGACAGATTCAGGTGGGGAATGCGGTGTGCTAGCTGAGACCATGTTCTATGTTCCTGCAGAGAACAGAGCTAAGTTTTG GTACTCCACAAACTATGGCATGTTTCACTTCTGTATCGCCGACACTGAGCATGATTGGAGGGAGGGAACAGAACAGTACAAATTCATTGAACATTGCCTTGCTTCGGTGGATAGACAGAAACAACCATGGTTAATCTTTGCTGCTCATCGTGTCCTTGGGTATTCCTCTGACTATTATTATGGCCTGGAGGGTGCATTTGAAGAGCCCATGGGAAGGGAAAGCTTGCAAAAGCTTTGGCAGAAGTACAAGGTGGACCTTGCTTTTTATGGCCATGTCCATAACTATGAAAGGTCATGCCCTATTTACCAG AATCAATGCGTGAAGTCAGAAAGGTCTCATTACTCGGGTCCTGTGGTTGGAACAATCCATGTTGTTGTTGGAGGTGGAGGTAGCCACTTATCAACGTTCAGTGGAGTGACACCCAGATGGAGCCTTTACAGGGATTACGATTATGGGTTTGTCAAACTGACAGCATTCAATCACTCCTCTCTCCTCTTTGAGTACAAGAAAAGCAGTGATGGAAAGGTATATGATTCCTTCACAATAGCAAGGGAGTACAAAGATGTCCTAGCTTGTGTGCATGACAGTTGTGAACCAACCACTTTAGCATCTTAA
- the LOC115963616 gene encoding probable inactive purple acid phosphatase 27: MESLLSLKVPLILLFLVHCVAAHGRHGVGEQPLSKIAIHRALYVLHENASIKVEPVLLGTKGEDSQWVTVELKHPEPSQDDWVAVFSPANFNSSSCPDDDEPRQQAPYICSAPIKYKFANDSSAGYTTTGKATLKFQLINQRADFSFALFSGGLSNPKLLAVSNIITFANPKAPLYPRLSQGKSWNEMTVTWTSGYNINEAVPFVEWGLKGESQTQSPAGTLTFSRNAMCGAPARTVGWRDPGFIHTSFLKELWPNTPYTYKLGHRLFNGSFIWSKSYYFKSSPYPGEDSLQRVVIFGDMGKAERDGSNEYSNYQPGSLNTTDQLVNDLNNIDIVFHIGDLPYANGYISQWDQFTSQVEPIASAVPYMIGSGNHERDVPGTGSFYDTNDSGGECGVLAETMFYVPAENRAKFWYSTDYGMFHFCIADSEHDWREGSGQYKFIEKCLASADRQKQPWLIFAAHRVLGYSSSYWEDGSYGEPMGRESLQKLWQKYKVDIVFFGHIHNYERTCPIYQNQCVNTERSHYSGTVNGTINIVVGGGGSHLSDFGPVQTSWSLFRDSNYGFGKLTAFNHSSLLFEYKRSSDGKVYDSFTISRDYRDVLACVHDGCEPTTLAT, encoded by the exons GGGGAAGATTCTCAGTGGGTAACAGTGGAACTTAAACACCCTGAACCTTCTCAAGATGATTGGGTTGCAGTTTTTTCTCCTGCAAATTTCAA CTCATCTTCCTGCCCAGATGATGATGAGCCAAGACAACAGGCTCCATATATATGCTCAGCTCCAATAAAG tacAAGTTTGCCAATGATTCCAGTGCTGGGTATACAACGACAGGGAAGGcaactttaaaatttcaattaattaatcagCGGGCGGATTTCTCATTTGCATTATTCTCAGGCGGTTTATCAAAT CCAAAACTGTTGGCAGTTTCAAATATCATAACTTTTGCTAATCCAAAAGCACCTCTTTATCCTCGCCTCTCTCAAGGAAAGTCTTGGAATGAA ATGACAGTAACCTGGACAAGCGGCTATAACATAAATGAGGCTGTGCCTTTTGTTGAGTGGGGTCTTAAGGGAGAATCTCAAACTCAATCTCCTGCTGGAACGTTGACCTTTTCTCGAAATGCAATGTGTG GTGCACCAGCAAGGACAGTTGGTTGGCGTGATCCTGGTTTCATTCATACAAGTTTCTTAAAGGAATTGTGGCCAAACACACC ttACACATACAAGCTTGGTCATAGGCTATTTAATGGTTCATTTATCTGGAGCAAGTCTTATTATTTCAAATCATCTCCGTATCCAGGGGAGGACTCATTACAGCGTGTTGTAATATTCGGTGACATGGGAAAG GCTGAACGTGATGGTTCAAATGAGTACAGTAATTATCAGCCAGGGTCACTCAATACCACAGATCAACTCGTCAATGACTTAAATAACATTGACATAGTTTTTCACATTGGAGATCTCCCATATGCAAATGGATACATCTCACAGTGGGATCAGTTCACTTCACAGGTCGAGCCCATTGCATCAGCTGTACCATATATGATTGGAAG TGGCAATCATGAACGTGATGTACCAGGGACAGGATCCTTCTATGACACTAATGATTCAGGTGGTGAATGTGGTGTTCTTGCAGAGACCATGTTTTATGTTCCTGCTGAGAACAGAGCTAAGTTTTG GTATTCAACTGATTATGGCATGTTCCACTTCTGCATAGCTGATAGTGAACATGATTGGAGGGAGGGTTCTGGGCAGTACAAGTTCATCGAAAAATGTCTTGCATCAGCTGATAGGCAGAAACAGCCATGGTTGATCTTTGCTGCTCATCGAGTTCTAGGTTATTCCTCCTCATATTGGGAGGATGGCTCATATGGGGAGCCCATGGGAAGGGAAAGTTTGCAAAAGCTCTGGCAGAAGTACAAAGTGGACATTGTATTCTTTGGCCACATCCATAACTATGAGAGAACATGCCCCATTTACCAG AATCAGTGCGTGAATACAGAAAGATCTCACTACTCAGGTACCGTGAATGGAACAATCAATATAGTTGTTGGAGGAGGAGGAAGCCACTTATCTGATTTTGGGCCAGTACAGACTAGTTGGAGTCTTTTCAGAGATTCCAACTACGGTTTTGGTAAACTGACTGCATTCAACCACTCATCCCTTCTTTTTGAGTACAAAAGGAGCAGTGATGGAAAGGTATATGATTCCTTCACCATTTCAAGAGACTACAGGGATGTGTTGGCCTGCGTACATGATGGCTGTGAACCAACCACGTTAGCTACATGA